A single window of candidate division Zixibacteria bacterium HGW-Zixibacteria-1 DNA harbors:
- a CDS encoding NAD-dependent dehydratase: MKKSVKNKKVLVTGAAGFIGSHLTEMLLKGGARVTALVRYTSSGQIGWLEYLPPSAKDRLSIIHGDIRDPDICEAAVKGNDYIFNLAAQIAIPYSYIAPRDFLAVNAVGTANMLQAARAEEVKKILQVSTSEVYGTAQYAPIDERHPQVAQSPYSASKIAADKTAQSFYHSFGLPVVTVRPFNCYGPRQSARAIIPTIILQALRGRVIRLGNVESSRDLNFVTDIAAGMIDACLNENTSGMTMNLASGEDHPIAELVDIIGGIINKRLSIKTEKRRKRPASSEVWRLVGDSTLAKETIGYKSTVTMQAGLKKTIEFFEKHIDMYAKEDYQL; the protein is encoded by the coding sequence ATGAAGAAATCCGTAAAAAATAAAAAAGTTCTGGTGACCGGTGCGGCCGGCTTTATCGGGTCGCATTTGACCGAAATGCTGTTGAAAGGCGGCGCCCGGGTCACGGCGCTGGTCAGATATACCTCATCGGGACAGATTGGCTGGCTGGAATACCTGCCGCCTTCGGCCAAAGACAGGCTGAGTATTATCCATGGCGATATTCGGGATCCGGATATATGCGAGGCGGCAGTCAAAGGAAACGATTATATTTTTAATCTCGCGGCCCAGATCGCTATCCCCTATTCATATATAGCGCCGCGCGATTTTCTGGCGGTCAATGCCGTCGGAACGGCCAACATGCTTCAGGCGGCCCGGGCCGAGGAAGTCAAAAAAATCCTGCAGGTTTCCACCTCGGAGGTTTACGGCACGGCCCAATATGCGCCGATCGATGAGAGGCACCCGCAGGTGGCGCAGTCGCCTTATTCGGCATCGAAAATCGCCGCCGACAAAACGGCCCAGTCATTTTACCATAGTTTTGGACTGCCGGTCGTGACGGTTCGCCCTTTCAACTGCTATGGCCCACGGCAGTCGGCGCGTGCCATCATTCCGACTATCATTCTGCAGGCGCTTCGCGGCAGGGTAATCAGACTGGGCAATGTCGAATCGAGCCGTGATCTTAATTTTGTGACCGATATTGCGGCCGGGATGATCGACGCCTGTTTGAACGAGAACACATCGGGAATGACCATGAATCTGGCTTCGGGTGAGGATCATCCAATCGCGGAACTGGTCGATATTATCGGTGGAATAATTAACAAAAGACTATCCATCAAGACCGAAAAGCGACGCAAAAGACCGGCCTCATCGGAAGTCTGGCGGCTGGTAGGCGACAGTACTCTGGCAAAAGAAACGATCGGATATAAATCGACTGTCACCATGCAAGCCGGGTTAAAAAAGACCATTGAATTTTTCGAGAAACATATTGATATGTACGCCAAAGAGGATTATCAATTGTGA
- a CDS encoding nucleoside-diphosphate-sugar pyrophosphorylase, with the protein MSQAVILAGGEGRRLLPYTRVLPKPLWPVGDIPIVEILIRQLVRAGIREIIMAVGYQADLMRIILGDGRQFGVNIKYSVEKKPMGTAAPLKKIKGLKSNFLVLNGDLLTDLPFKDFMKAHLGADSPATVAVFKRTVKVDFGVVIAPKDKIDQYIEKPVLGYSVSMGIYAFNREILDLIPNRRFDFPDLVEKLIQNGRNPSVYRFKGQWLDIGRPDDWEKADALFRKKPQVFLQ; encoded by the coding sequence ATCAGCCAGGCGGTAATACTCGCCGGCGGCGAAGGGCGGCGTCTTCTTCCCTATACCAGAGTTTTGCCCAAACCTCTCTGGCCGGTCGGCGATATTCCAATTGTCGAGATACTTATCCGTCAGTTGGTCAGAGCCGGCATCCGGGAGATAATCATGGCGGTCGGTTATCAGGCCGATTTGATGCGCATAATTCTGGGCGACGGGCGTCAATTCGGGGTGAATATAAAATATTCCGTAGAGAAAAAGCCGATGGGGACAGCGGCGCCTCTTAAAAAAATAAAGGGACTCAAGAGCAATTTTCTCGTTCTGAATGGTGATCTCCTGACCGATTTGCCATTCAAAGATTTCATGAAGGCGCATCTCGGGGCCGATTCGCCGGCGACAGTGGCGGTCTTCAAGCGAACGGTCAAAGTCGATTTTGGTGTTGTGATCGCTCCCAAAGACAAAATTGATCAATACATAGAAAAACCGGTCCTGGGTTATTCGGTATCGATGGGAATATATGCTTTCAATCGCGAAATTCTGGATTTGATTCCCAATCGCCGTTTCGATTTCCCGGATCTGGTCGAAAAATTGATCCAAAACGGGCGAAATCCATCGGTATATCGTTTCAAGGGGCAATGGCTCGATATCGGCCGCCCGGACGACTGGGAGAAGGCCGATGCCCTTTTTAGAAAAAAACCGCAAGTATTTTTACAATGA
- a CDS encoding YihA family ribosome biogenesis GTP-binding protein, which produces MPLNAVFYRSYADAQKIPSDPRPQIAFTGRSNVGKSSLLNRLVAVKRLAKTSKTPGRTRLVNFFLINEKYFFVDLPGYGYAKASENEKRQWGKLVNNYLESSPMLRAVCFLLDCRRDPNEDDLMMVDWLQSRNLDFAIVLTKADKLTRNNLAKKSKEIEKVFKVTPIPFSSVSGVGKRELIKWIEDVVGNPK; this is translated from the coding sequence ATGCCGCTAAATGCTGTATTTTACAGGTCCTACGCGGACGCCCAAAAAATTCCTTCGGATCCCCGTCCTCAAATTGCATTTACGGGGCGTTCCAATGTCGGGAAGTCATCACTGCTCAATCGGTTAGTTGCCGTCAAGCGGCTCGCGAAAACTTCCAAAACTCCCGGTCGCACAAGGTTGGTAAATTTTTTCTTGATCAATGAAAAGTACTTTTTTGTGGACCTGCCCGGCTATGGTTATGCGAAGGCCTCGGAAAACGAAAAACGCCAATGGGGCAAGCTGGTAAATAATTATTTGGAAAGTTCGCCCATGCTGCGGGCGGTCTGTTTTCTCCTTGACTGCCGGCGCGATCCGAATGAAGATGACCTGATGATGGTTGATTGGCTGCAAAGCCGGAATCTGGATTTCGCCATTGTTCTGACAAAAGCGGATAAGTTAACCAGGAATAATTTGGCCAAAAAGAGCAAAGAAATAGAAAAGGTTTTCAAAGTAACGCCGATTCCGTTCTCCAGTGTGTCCGGGGTCGGGAAAAGGGAATTAATAAAGTGGATTGAGGACGTTGTCGGCAATCCGAAGTAA
- a CDS encoding excinuclease ABC subunit UvrA, with the protein MTESQYILIKGAREHNLKNIDVKIPRNKLVVITGLSGSGKSSLAFDTIYAEGQRRYVESLSAYARQFLGLMEKPDVDMIEGLSPAISIEQKGSAKNPRSTVGTVTEIYDYMRLLFARIGAQHCTNCGEPITRQTVEQIVDSVLSFEEDTRLMVLAPLVRGKKGEHKEVIAQAKREGFVRLRIDGEVVETESEIELKKNVKHTIEVVVDRLVVKQRSARRLADSVETALKTSHGIVLINIKGNDMLFSEQSACLKCGISYEELSPRMFSFNSPFGACPTCSGLGQKMDIDPDLVVPNPSLPLNQGAIHPWGSEMANWYRFMVRGVAKHFDFKMSTPFNKLPEKVQKILMFGSGSEHIKFEYEHSNGRGSGEYESKFEGVIPNLERRYRQTQSSGVRQWIEQYMSISQCPVCKGARLKPEALSVIINRETIDSITEMSIKQARQFFDNLKLNKRQEQIARQIMKEIRERLSFLDDVGLNYLTLGRASSSLSGGESQRIRLATQIGSRLVGVMYILDEPSIGLHQRDNKKLLKTLCELRDIGNTVIVVEHDRETIESADYVIDLGPGAGEHGGKIVAEGTPYQIKKTATSITGAYLARKKVIPVPGGRRKFNGNFITLTGASGNNLKKVTVDIPTGIFTVVTGVSGSGKSTLINETLYRILARHFYNSRKTPLEYEDIKGLEHIDKVVDIDQSPIGRTPRSNPATYTGVFTHIRELFSQLQESKVRGYNPGRFSFNVKGGRCESCQGDGIIKIEMHFLPDVYIPCEVCKGKRFNRETLEVTYKGKSVADVLDMTVDEALVFFENIPRIKRKLMTLKKVGLGYIHLGQQATTLSGGEAQRVKLATELSKTATGSTMYILDEPTTGLHFEDIRMLLSVLNELVDRGNTILVIEHNIDVIKTADYVIDIGPEGGDDGGRIIATGTPEEVAEVNTSFTGRYIAAELGKTS; encoded by the coding sequence ATGACAGAATCACAATATATTTTGATAAAAGGTGCCCGCGAGCACAATCTTAAGAATATCGACGTTAAAATTCCGCGTAATAAGCTGGTGGTAATCACCGGGTTATCCGGATCGGGGAAATCCTCGCTGGCCTTCGATACGATCTATGCCGAAGGGCAGCGGCGCTATGTCGAGTCGCTTTCGGCCTATGCCCGGCAGTTTCTGGGATTGATGGAAAAGCCGGATGTCGATATGATCGAGGGATTGTCGCCGGCAATTTCTATCGAGCAGAAGGGTTCAGCCAAGAATCCGCGCTCGACGGTCGGCACTGTTACCGAAATATATGACTATATGCGCCTGCTCTTTGCCCGGATCGGGGCGCAGCATTGCACCAATTGCGGCGAGCCGATCACCCGCCAGACGGTTGAACAGATTGTCGATTCGGTGCTGTCATTCGAAGAGGACACCCGATTGATGGTGCTGGCGCCGCTGGTGCGCGGCAAGAAAGGCGAGCACAAGGAGGTTATCGCGCAGGCCAAGCGGGAAGGATTCGTGCGGTTGCGCATCGACGGCGAAGTGGTCGAAACCGAAAGCGAAATCGAGCTTAAGAAGAATGTCAAGCATACCATCGAAGTGGTCGTTGATCGGCTGGTGGTCAAACAGCGTTCGGCCCGGCGGCTGGCTGATTCGGTCGAGACGGCTCTTAAGACGTCGCACGGCATCGTCCTGATCAATATCAAAGGCAATGACATGCTCTTTTCCGAGCAGTCGGCCTGTTTGAAATGCGGCATCAGCTATGAAGAGTTGTCGCCGCGCATGTTTTCGTTCAATTCGCCGTTCGGGGCCTGCCCGACCTGTTCCGGGCTGGGCCAGAAGATGGATATCGACCCCGACCTGGTGGTGCCGAATCCGTCACTGCCTCTCAATCAGGGTGCGATTCATCCCTGGGGATCGGAGATGGCCAACTGGTACCGCTTCATGGTCCGCGGCGTGGCCAAACATTTCGATTTCAAGATGTCCACCCCGTTCAATAAGCTTCCGGAAAAAGTCCAGAAAATTCTTATGTTTGGTTCCGGCAGCGAGCATATAAAATTCGAATATGAACATTCCAACGGCCGCGGTTCCGGCGAATATGAGAGCAAATTCGAGGGCGTGATTCCCAATCTCGAGCGCCGTTACCGGCAGACGCAGTCATCGGGTGTCCGGCAGTGGATTGAGCAGTACATGTCGATATCGCAATGCCCGGTCTGCAAGGGGGCGAGGCTGAAACCGGAAGCGCTTTCGGTCATTATCAATCGCGAGACGATCGACTCGATTACCGAGATGTCGATCAAGCAGGCGCGGCAGTTTTTCGACAATCTCAAACTCAACAAGCGGCAGGAGCAGATCGCCCGACAAATCATGAAGGAAATCAGGGAGCGGTTGAGCTTTCTGGATGATGTCGGGCTCAATTACCTGACGCTGGGGCGCGCCTCATCATCGTTATCGGGCGGCGAATCGCAGCGTATCCGTCTGGCCACGCAGATCGGATCGCGGCTGGTGGGTGTGATGTATATCCTGGATGAGCCATCGATCGGGCTGCATCAGCGCGACAACAAGAAACTTCTCAAAACATTGTGCGAATTACGCGATATCGGCAACACCGTGATAGTTGTCGAGCATGATCGCGAGACAATAGAAAGCGCCGATTACGTGATCGATCTCGGGCCCGGCGCCGGCGAACACGGGGGCAAAATTGTCGCCGAGGGCACCCCGTATCAGATCAAAAAAACCGCGACATCCATCACCGGCGCCTACCTGGCCAGGAAGAAAGTCATTCCGGTTCCGGGGGGGCGGCGCAAATTCAACGGCAATTTTATCACATTGACCGGCGCATCGGGCAATAATCTCAAAAAAGTAACGGTTGATATCCCGACCGGCATCTTTACCGTTGTCACGGGAGTGTCGGGATCCGGTAAATCGACCCTCATCAATGAAACCTTGTATCGCATTCTGGCCCGTCATTTTTATAATTCCCGCAAGACACCGCTGGAATATGAAGATATCAAGGGGCTGGAACATATCGACAAAGTGGTTGATATCGATCAATCACCCATCGGACGGACTCCCCGCTCCAATCCGGCGACATACACCGGCGTTTTCACCCATATTCGGGAACTTTTTTCCCAATTGCAGGAATCCAAGGTGCGCGGATACAATCCGGGACGGTTCTCATTCAATGTCAAGGGCGGGCGGTGTGAATCATGCCAGGGAGACGGTATCATCAAGATCGAGATGCATTTTCTGCCTGATGTCTATATTCCATGCGAGGTATGCAAGGGAAAGCGGTTCAACCGGGAGACGCTTGAGGTTACATATAAGGGCAAAAGTGTCGCCGATGTTCTTGATATGACGGTCGATGAGGCACTGGTATTTTTCGAAAACATCCCGCGTATCAAGCGCAAGCTGATGACGTTGAAAAAGGTGGGATTAGGGTATATTCATCTGGGGCAGCAGGCTACGACTCTCTCCGGCGGCGAGGCGCAGCGTGTGAAGCTGGCCACGGAACTGTCCAAAACCGCCACCGGCTCGACCATGTATATCCTCGATGAGCCGACCACCGGCCTTCATTTCGAGGATATTCGGATGCTTTTGAGTGTTTTGAATGAACTGGTTGACCGCGGCAACACCATTCTCGTGATCGAACATAACATCGATGTCATCAAAACGGCCGATTATGTCATCGATATCGGTCCCGAGGGGGGTGATGACGGCGGCAGGATCATCGCCACCGGTACACCCGAGGAAGTTGCCGAGGTGAATACATCATTCACCGGACGATATATTGCCGCGGAATTGGGCAAAACCTCCTGA
- a CDS encoding phosphopyruvate hydratase, with the protein MSDYDFISARQILDSRGTPTIEVDVVLSDGTLGRAAVPSGASTGAHEAVELRDGDPKIYFGKSVLKAVDNVNKKIAPAILSNSIDPYDQVTLDNFLISLDGTENKGKYGANALLGVSLATAKAAAQSVGRFLYEYIGGSNCKLLPVPMMNILNGGKHADNNVDLQEFMIMPVGAGSFSKALQMGAEVFGALKTVLKAKKYNTSVGDEGGFAPDLKSNEEALEVIMEAIAKSGYKAGKDILLALDPASTEFYDDKKKIYNLKSEGKKFTSDQMIDYYEKLVKKYPIISIEDGLAEDDWDGWKNMTAQMGDKIQIVGDDLYVTNPKRLARGIKEKSSNSILIKLNQIGTLTETLDAIEMAQKAGFTAVVSHRSGETEDNTIADVVVAAGTGQIKTGSVCRTDRICKYNQLLRIEESIGPVAQYLGRDVFYNLK; encoded by the coding sequence ATGTCTGATTATGATTTTATTTCGGCACGCCAGATCCTTGATTCCCGCGGCACCCCGACGATTGAAGTCGATGTCGTCCTGTCCGACGGGACTCTTGGGCGGGCGGCGGTGCCTTCCGGTGCATCAACCGGGGCTCATGAGGCGGTTGAGCTTCGCGATGGTGATCCTAAAATATATTTCGGTAAATCGGTGCTTAAGGCGGTTGACAACGTCAACAAGAAAATTGCGCCGGCTATTCTTTCGAATAGCATTGATCCATACGATCAGGTAACCCTGGATAATTTCCTCATTTCCCTTGACGGCACCGAAAACAAGGGGAAATATGGGGCCAATGCGCTGCTGGGGGTTTCACTGGCCACCGCCAAAGCGGCGGCACAATCGGTGGGGCGTTTTCTGTATGAGTATATCGGCGGCAGTAATTGCAAGCTGCTCCCGGTGCCGATGATGAATATTCTCAACGGCGGCAAACATGCCGACAATAATGTTGATCTGCAGGAATTCATGATCATGCCGGTAGGGGCGGGATCTTTCTCCAAAGCGCTGCAGATGGGCGCCGAAGTGTTCGGGGCTCTTAAAACGGTTCTCAAGGCCAAAAAATACAATACCTCGGTCGGTGATGAGGGTGGCTTCGCACCTGATTTGAAGTCGAATGAAGAGGCCCTGGAAGTCATCATGGAAGCCATCGCCAAGTCGGGATATAAAGCGGGCAAGGATATTCTTTTGGCGCTTGATCCGGCTTCGACGGAGTTTTATGATGATAAGAAGAAAATATATAATCTGAAAAGCGAGGGCAAGAAGTTCACTTCCGATCAGATGATCGATTATTATGAAAAACTGGTCAAGAAATATCCTATTATTTCTATCGAGGATGGTCTGGCCGAGGATGACTGGGATGGGTGGAAAAACATGACGGCCCAGATGGGTGACAAGATACAGATAGTCGGTGATGATCTTTATGTGACCAATCCCAAGCGGCTGGCGCGCGGTATCAAAGAGAAGTCATCCAATTCGATTCTTATCAAGCTGAATCAGATCGGCACTCTCACCGAGACGCTCGACGCCATCGAGATGGCCCAGAAAGCCGGCTTCACGGCGGTGGTGTCGCATCGTTCGGGTGAAACCGAAGACAACACCATTGCCGATGTCGTCGTAGCGGCGGGAACCGGTCAGATCAAGACCGGGTCGGTCTGTCGCACCGATCGAATATGCAAATATAACCAATTGTTGCGAATCGAGGAGTCGATCGGCCCGGTGGCGCAATATCTCGGTCGGGATGTTTTCTATAACTTGAAATAG
- a CDS encoding LPS biosynthesis protein WbpP, which yields MKYLITGGAGFIGSNIAHELLKKGAQVRIIDNFSTGRRINISDIEDKIEVIDGDIRDFWTVKEAIEGVDYVLHQAALPSVPRSVKNPLTSNSVNIDGTLNLLEAAKQAGVKRFVMASSSSVYGDTPELPKHEAMWTDPLSPYAVTKLTGEKYCKVFFELYGLETVCLRYFNIFGPRQDPKSEYAAVIPKFINAMLAGKQPIVFGDGEQSRDFTYIDNAVQANLLATTAPDAPGKYFNIACGARFTLNQLIEMLGEILETDIKAKYTPPRRGDILHSYADIARARKELGYDPRIMFEDGLRKTVEWFSAIFNSHTPAGGIKIG from the coding sequence ATGAAATATCTTATAACGGGCGGCGCCGGATTCATCGGAAGCAATATTGCCCATGAATTGCTCAAGAAGGGCGCACAGGTCCGCATCATCGACAACTTCTCCACCGGACGAAGAATCAATATTTCCGATATCGAGGATAAAATTGAAGTGATCGACGGTGATATCCGCGATTTCTGGACGGTCAAAGAGGCGATCGAAGGGGTGGATTATGTTTTGCATCAGGCGGCCCTGCCATCGGTGCCCCGGTCGGTAAAAAATCCGCTGACGTCGAATTCGGTCAATATCGACGGCACGCTCAATTTGCTCGAAGCGGCCAAACAGGCGGGTGTCAAACGCTTTGTGATGGCGTCATCATCATCGGTCTATGGCGACACGCCGGAATTGCCGAAACATGAAGCGATGTGGACCGATCCCCTGTCTCCGTATGCCGTAACCAAACTGACCGGTGAAAAGTACTGCAAGGTTTTCTTTGAGCTTTATGGACTGGAAACGGTCTGCCTGCGTTATTTCAATATTTTCGGACCCAGACAGGACCCGAAATCGGAATATGCGGCGGTTATCCCTAAATTTATCAATGCCATGCTGGCCGGAAAGCAGCCGATTGTATTCGGTGACGGCGAGCAGTCGCGCGATTTCACGTATATCGACAATGCCGTTCAGGCCAACCTTCTGGCCACAACCGCACCTGATGCGCCGGGGAAATATTTCAATATCGCCTGTGGCGCCCGTTTCACGCTGAATCAGCTAATTGAAATGCTTGGCGAGATTCTTGAAACCGATATCAAGGCCAAGTACACTCCGCCCCGACGCGGTGACATTCTTCATTCTTATGCCGATATAGCCCGGGCGCGGAAGGAACTGGGATATGATCCCAGGATCATGTTCGAAGACGGTCTCAGGAAGACGGTTGAATGGTTTTCGGCCATTTTCAATTCGCATACTCCGGCGGGCGGAATAAAAATCGGATAA
- a CDS encoding adenylosuccinate synthase: MGKNIVVVGCQWGDEGKGKVVDLLAEKADIIARFQGGANAGHTILDGNKKYVLHLIPSGIIHPGKICYIGNGVVVDPFGLIEELELLEKEGIRTEGRLFISSAANLVMPYHKLIDSLQESNRGNGGIGTTLRGIGPAYRDKVGRFGIRLCDLYAPDKLREKLELYRRTRSDIFTGADDDRADINKIYNDLLEIAPVLKPRMVNVSLELTRHHKAGKSILFEGAQGAMLDVDLGTYPYATSSNTTVGGALTGLGVGPKIFDEVIGVVKAYTTRVGAGPFPTELLDDTGEKLRESGGEYGATTGRPRRTGWLDLVALRHACRINGIEKIAVTKLDVLDNMEKIKICVGYTLDGNEIQEVPLDLSDLWHVKPIYREFDGWLTSTTDKHDFNALPEKARTYLGFIATDLDVKICLVSTGARREETIVV, from the coding sequence ATGGGTAAAAACATTGTCGTAGTCGGCTGTCAATGGGGCGATGAAGGCAAAGGCAAGGTGGTCGATCTCCTGGCCGAAAAAGCCGACATTATTGCCCGGTTCCAGGGTGGGGCCAATGCCGGACACACTATCCTGGATGGAAATAAAAAATATGTTTTGCATTTGATACCATCGGGGATCATTCATCCGGGGAAAATATGCTATATCGGCAATGGTGTCGTTGTCGATCCGTTCGGTTTGATCGAAGAATTGGAATTATTGGAAAAGGAAGGCATCCGGACCGAAGGGCGTTTGTTCATATCATCCGCGGCCAATCTGGTCATGCCGTATCATAAGTTGATTGATTCGCTCCAGGAATCCAATCGCGGGAACGGCGGCATCGGGACCACCCTTCGCGGTATCGGGCCGGCCTACCGGGACAAAGTCGGCCGCTTCGGGATCCGCCTGTGCGATCTTTACGCTCCCGACAAACTCCGTGAAAAGCTGGAACTGTATCGGCGGACACGGTCCGATATCTTCACCGGTGCCGATGATGATCGTGCCGACATTAATAAAATTTATAATGATTTGCTTGAAATCGCCCCGGTACTGAAACCGCGGATGGTCAATGTTTCGCTGGAACTGACCAGGCATCACAAGGCCGGCAAGTCGATTCTGTTCGAAGGAGCCCAGGGCGCCATGCTTGATGTTGATCTGGGAACTTATCCCTATGCCACTTCGTCCAACACGACCGTCGGCGGCGCCCTGACCGGGCTGGGTGTCGGCCCGAAAATCTTCGATGAAGTTATCGGCGTGGTCAAGGCTTATACCACCCGGGTCGGCGCCGGGCCGTTCCCCACCGAATTGCTCGATGATACCGGCGAAAAACTGCGCGAATCGGGCGGCGAATACGGCGCCACCACCGGCCGGCCGCGTCGAACCGGCTGGCTCGACCTGGTCGCGCTTCGGCATGCCTGCAGAATTAACGGGATTGAGAAAATCGCCGTTACCAAACTGGATGTTCTTGACAATATGGAAAAGATAAAGATTTGTGTCGGCTATACCCTTGATGGCAATGAAATTCAGGAAGTTCCGCTGGACCTGTCCGATCTGTGGCATGTCAAACCGATTTACAGGGAGTTTGACGGCTGGCTGACATCGACGACAGATAAGCATGATTTTAATGCGCTGCCTGAAAAGGCCCGGACTTATCTCGGGTTTATCGCCACCGATCTCGATGTTAAGATCTGCCTGGTTTCGACGGGAGCCCGACGAGAGGAAACCATCGTAGTATAA